One genomic region from Anomalospiza imberbis isolate Cuckoo-Finch-1a 21T00152 chromosome 28, ASM3175350v1, whole genome shotgun sequence encodes:
- the LOC137463310 gene encoding D(1) dopamine receptor-like yields MDGFYPSAGGAGQDVLSASSWAGQSHWPLSLRVVTAACLSLLILSTLLGNALVCVAVLRFPHLRSKVTNLFVVSLAVSDLLVAILVMPWRAASDVLGFWPFGAFCDLWVAFDIMCCTASILHLCLISVERYWAIASPFRYQRRVTQRLAFVTIGVAWLLSLLISFIPVQLQWHKDRELRGREQLGFNGSAEEGSCDSSLSRTYAISSSLISFYIPVAIMLGTYGRLFRIARRQLRGISSLERPAGHTWSCPGSSNRPRDTSLKNSLRKETKVLQTLSIIMGVFVCCWLPFFVLNCLVPFCTPEQGVPGALPCVSGAVLSTFTWLGWANSALNPIIYAFNAEFRRAFSSLLGWGCLCRGSAVETVTFSNELVSFQPDTTDHRALQTLSPPQLLPHAVLQVENPEVALGRVSQGSSPPQDPVPECGTPVCLGRIPPLASSAFH; encoded by the coding sequence ATGGATGGGTTTTACCCCTcggcaggaggagctgggcaggacgtgctcagtgccagcagctgggcaggaCAAAGCCACTGGCCGCTGTCCCTGCGGGTGGTGACAGCCGCCTGCCTgtccctcctcatcctctccaCGCTGCTGGGGAACGCCCTGGTGTGCGTGGCCGTGCTCAGGTTCCCACACCTGCGCTCCAAGGTCACCAATCTCTTCGTGGTCTCCTTGGCCGTGTCCGACCTGCTGGTGGCCATCCTGGTGatgccctggagagctgccagcgACGTGCTGGGCTTCTGGCCCTTCGGGGCTTTCTGTGACCTCTGGGTGGCTTTTGACATCAtgtgctgcacggcctccatCCTCCACCTGTGCCTCATCAGCGTCGAGCGCTACTGGGCCATCGCCAGCCCCTTCCGCTACCAGAGGAGGGTGACACAGCGCCTGGCCTTCGTCACCATCGGCGTGGCTTGGCTGCTGTCCCTCCTCATCTCCTTCATCCCCGTGCAGCTGCAGTGGCACAAGGACCGGGAGCTGCGCGGCCGAGAGCAGCTGGGGTTTAACGGCTCTGCGGAGGAGGGGAGCTGTGATTCCAGCCTCAGCAGGACCTACGCCATCTCCTCGTCCCTCATCAGCTTCTACATCCCCGTCGCCATCATGCTGGGCACCTACGGCCGCCTCTTCCGTATCGCCCGGCGCCAGCTCCGCGGGATCTCCTCCCTGGAGAGACCGGCAGGGCACACCTGGAGCTGCCCGGGCAGCAGCAACCGCCCTCGGGATACCTCCCTGAAAAACTCCCTCAGGAAGGAGACCAAGGTGCTCCAGACCCTCTCCATCATCATGGGCGTCTTtgtgtgctgctggctgcccttCTTCGTGCTCAACTGCCTGGTGCCCTTCTGTACCCCTGAGCAGGGCGTCCCGGGAGCGCTGCCGTGCGTCAGCGGGGCCGTGCTCAGCACCTtcacctggctgggctgggccaacTCGGCCCTCAACCCCATCATCTACGCCTTCAACGCCGAATTCCGCAGGGCTttctcctccctgctgggctggggctgcctctgccgCGGCAGCGCCGTGGAGACGGTGACCTTCAGCAACGAGCTGGTGTCCTTCCAGCCCGACACCACCGACCACAGGGCTCTGCAGACCCTCAGccccccacagctgctgccccaCGCTGTGCTGCAGGTGGAAAACCCCGAGGTGGCTTTGGGGAGGGTGTCTCAGGGCTCCTCCCCACCTCAGGACCCCGTTCCTGAGTGTGGAACCCCCGTCTGCCTGGGGAGGATTCCCCCTCTCGCCAGCAGCGCCTTCCATTGA